Proteins from a single region of Sebastes umbrosus isolate fSebUmb1 chromosome 8, fSebUmb1.pri, whole genome shotgun sequence:
- the pheta1 gene encoding sesquipedalian-1 → MKLNERSVAHYATCDSPPDKTGFLFKKGERNTAYHRRWFVLKGNMLFYFEERDSREPIGVIVLEGCTVELCESAEEFAFAVKFDCAKARVYKMAAESQAAMESWVKALSRASFDYMRLVVKELERQLEEIQEAAGGGFVGTGVGGLQGRPKSSRRNQVARPRSGASSTSSSSSSLSSSSSSALPMAALFAAQKSVQDDMQLMSDCSRENGVAWSKPPVALANGFVEGASCVAWEACADSGNNTGYGADGVRAPPVPPRRRGASLESPVCPGTGCFSKLHDWYGKEVEELRVQWLQSQ, encoded by the coding sequence ATGAAGCTGAACGAACGCAGCGTGGCGCACTACGCCACCTGTGACTCGCCGCCAGACAAGACGGGCTTCCTGTTTAAAAAAGGTGAGCGCAACACAGCGTATCACCGCCGCTGGTTCGTGCTGAAGGGCAACATGCTCTTCTACTTTGAGGAGCGCGACAGCCGAGAGCCCATCGGCGTCATCGTCCTCGAAGGATGCACCGTGGAGCTGTGCGAGTCGGCCGAGGAGTTCGCCTTCGCCGTCAAGTTCGACTGTGCCAAAGCGCGGGTGTACAAGATGGCTGCTGAGAGCCAAGCAGCCATGGAGTCGTGGGTGAAAGCGTTGTCGAGGGCCAGCTTTGACTACATGAGGCTGGTGGTGAAGGAGCTGGAGAGGCAGTTGGAGGAGATCCAGGAGGCTGCGGGAGGCGGCTTTGTCGGGACTGGAGTCGGAGGCCTGCAGGGCAGACCTAAGTCCTCCAGGCGTAACCAGGTGGCACGGCCCAGGTCTGGAGCATCCTCTACTTcgtcatcttcatcttccttgtcatcatcatcatcaagtgCCCTTCCCATGGCAGCCCTCTTCGCTGCCCAAAAGAGCGTCCAGGATGATATGCAGCTCATGTCTGATTGTTCCAGGGAGAACGGCGTTGCGTGGAGCAAACCACCGGTTGCCTTGGCTAACGGCTTTGTTGAGGGAGCGTCCTGTGTGGCCTGGGAAGCCTGCGCAGACTCTGGGAATAACACTGGTTATGGGGCTGATGGGGTGAGGGCTCCACCAGTGCCACCAAGGAGAAGAGGAGCATCTCTGGAAAGCCCAGTCTGCCCGGGCACCGgctgcttctccaaactccaCGACTGGTACGGCAAAGAGGTGGAGGAACTGAGAGTGCAGTGGCTGCAGAGCCAGTGA
- the prr16 gene encoding protein Largen isoform X2, translated as MTDSSKTDTLNSSSSSTTTTTTASSLEMKMKLFPDDCIFRLPALMDPVPVNPLAVLTVLKKPHPPLPPPRLTPLRAEDHNFKNLPHPTLVLSGNISKATGSLMRNGGIFPYKPNRDLFSSMPCFISNDSGIPESGLVPTLPRPMPLLRHEKNKCPKAPGRESRERERVRFSEKVQYHGYCPDCDLQYDVDDTELHLQAELNDLRLSPVHCCSSSSPLPHAVPHELMLENGGLSVSHSFPPTANTNPPCVPPHPPSLKPQKTILRKSTTTTV; from the coding sequence ATGACAGACAGCTCTAAGACGGACACGCTCAACTCCAGCTCGAgttccaccaccaccacgacCACCGCCTCCAGCctggagatgaagatgaagctcTTCCCTGATGACTGCATCTTCAGACTACCTGCCCTCATGGACCCGGTCCCTGTCAACCCTCTTGCAGTCCTGACAGTACTCAAGAAACCCCACCCTCCCCTACCGCCACCCAGACTTACCCCGCTGAGAGCCGAAGATCACAACTTTAAGAATCTGCCTCATCCGACATTAGTGTTATCAGGGAATATATCCAAGGCTACCGGGTCTCTAATGAGGAATGGTGGGATTTTTCCATACAAACCAAACAGGGATTTATTCTCCTCTATGCCGTGTTTCATTTCTAATGACAGTGGAATCCCTGAGTCGGGTCTTGTTCCTACATTACCCAGGCCCATGCCTCTCCTCCGCCATGAAAAGAACAAATGCCCCAAGGCCCCTGGCAGGGAGTCTCGTGAGAGGGAGCGTGTCCGTTTCAGTGAGAAGGTTCAGTACCACGGCTACTGCCCTGACTGCGACCTCCAATATGATGTTGACGACACAGAGCTACACTTACAGGCTGAGCTGAACGACCTGAGGCTCAGCCCAGTGCattgctgctcctcctcctcccctcttcctcacGCTGTTCCTCATGAACTAATGCTAGAAAACGGCGGCCTCTCGGTCAGCCACAGTTTCCCGCCGACAGCAAACACAAATCCACCTTGTGTGCCTCCTCACCCGCCTTCCCTCAAGCCCCAGAAAACAATCCTACGCAAATCAACCACCACCACGGTTTGA
- the prr16 gene encoding protein Largen isoform X1, with amino-acid sequence MSGSPNAAEAEGVVAVSKVKVKREIKTIVENLETILGDLKDVAKELKEVVHDIDTLTCDLQLEEDGMTDSSKTDTLNSSSSSTTTTTTASSLEMKMKLFPDDCIFRLPALMDPVPVNPLAVLTVLKKPHPPLPPPRLTPLRAEDHNFKNLPHPTLVLSGNISKATGSLMRNGGIFPYKPNRDLFSSMPCFISNDSGIPESGLVPTLPRPMPLLRHEKNKCPKAPGRESRERERVRFSEKVQYHGYCPDCDLQYDVDDTELHLQAELNDLRLSPVHCCSSSSPLPHAVPHELMLENGGLSVSHSFPPTANTNPPCVPPHPPSLKPQKTILRKSTTTTV; translated from the exons ATGTCAGGGTCACCTAATGCTGCAGAGGCTGAAGGAGTAGTAGCAGTCtccaaagtgaaagtgaaaaggGAGATCAAGACAATCGTGGAGAATTTGGAAACCATCCTGGGAGACCTCAAGGATGTAGCCAAAGAGCTCAAAGAG GTTGTTCATGACATTGACACCCTGACTTGTGACCTGCAACTGGAGGAGGACGGAATGACAGACAGCTCTAAGACGGACACGCTCAACTCCAGCTCGAgttccaccaccaccacgacCACCGCCTCCAGCctggagatgaagatgaagctcTTCCCTGATGACTGCATCTTCAGACTACCTGCCCTCATGGACCCGGTCCCTGTCAACCCTCTTGCAGTCCTGACAGTACTCAAGAAACCCCACCCTCCCCTACCGCCACCCAGACTTACCCCGCTGAGAGCCGAAGATCACAACTTTAAGAATCTGCCTCATCCGACATTAGTGTTATCAGGGAATATATCCAAGGCTACCGGGTCTCTAATGAGGAATGGTGGGATTTTTCCATACAAACCAAACAGGGATTTATTCTCCTCTATGCCGTGTTTCATTTCTAATGACAGTGGAATCCCTGAGTCGGGTCTTGTTCCTACATTACCCAGGCCCATGCCTCTCCTCCGCCATGAAAAGAACAAATGCCCCAAGGCCCCTGGCAGGGAGTCTCGTGAGAGGGAGCGTGTCCGTTTCAGTGAGAAGGTTCAGTACCACGGCTACTGCCCTGACTGCGACCTCCAATATGATGTTGACGACACAGAGCTACACTTACAGGCTGAGCTGAACGACCTGAGGCTCAGCCCAGTGCattgctgctcctcctcctcccctcttcctcacGCTGTTCCTCATGAACTAATGCTAGAAAACGGCGGCCTCTCGGTCAGCCACAGTTTCCCGCCGACAGCAAACACAAATCCACCTTGTGTGCCTCCTCACCCGCCTTCCCTCAAGCCCCAGAAAACAATCCTACGCAAATCAACCACCACCACGGTTTGA